The Candidatus Tanganyikabacteria bacterium genomic interval ATGAGCGAGAAGACCGCGCCGATCGCCTGCTCCCGGGTGGAGGCCACCACGACGCCCTTGCCGCCGGCCAGACCGTCGGCCTTGATCACCATGCCTGCGCCCGTCCACGCCTCCTCGACGTACTGCCGCGCCGCCGCCGCATGCTCGAAAGCCTGGAACGCCGCGGTCGGGACGCCATGGCGAGCCATGAAGGCCTTGGCCCACAGCTTGGACGACTCAAGTCGGGCGCAGTCGGCCGTGGGGCCGAAGACCGGAATGCCGGCGCGCGTGAGATGATCCGCCAGGCCGGCGGCCAGCGGCGCCTCCGGGCCGACGACGACCAGGTCGATGCCGGCGCGCCGGCAGAACGCCTCGATCGCCGGACCTTCGTGGGGCAAGTTGACGTTCTCGGCGCATTCGAGGGTGCCGGCGTTGCCGGGGGCCACGTACAGCACCTCGGTCTCCAGATCGCACTGGGTCGCCAGCGAGGCGGCAAGCGCATGTTCGCGGCCACCGCCGCCCAGTACCAGGATGTTCATTCGCCTTCCTCCGGCTGATAGCGTTCGAGCAGGGCGCGGGCCGCGGCGAGCGCCGTGTCGGCGACTTGCGGGGCGAGGCCGATGTAGGTATCGGGTGTCAGGGCCAGGAGCCGCTCCTTGGTCTCCCGGGAGATCGCGAGGGGCATGAGCCAGTCGCGGAGATCCGCAAGCGTGACGGTGCGCCCCCGCGTCAGCTCCAGGAGCGTCTCGTACGGAGCGTCGTGCCCCGCCTCGCGCAGCGCCGCCTGGTAAGCCTCCGCCAGCACCTCGGGGTGCTCGGCCAGATCCCGGCGCAGGACCGCTTCGTCCACCTCCAGGCGCGACAGGCCGGCGCGCGCGCTGCGCAAGGCGATAGCGAGATGGCCGAATGCCACGCCGGCGTTGCGCAGCACGGTGCTGTCCGAGAGATCGCGCTGCAGGCGCGAGCGCGTCAGCTTGTCCGAGAGGTGGGCGAACAGCGCGTTGGCCAGGCCGGCGTTGCCCTCGGCGTTCTCGAAGTCGATCGGATTGATCTTGTGCGGCATCGCGGAGCTGCCGATCTCGCCCGCGACCGCCTTCTGCCGGAAGTAGCCGTCCGAGACGTAGCGCCAGACGTCCTGGCAGAGGTCGAGGAGGATGTTGCCGATGCGGCGCAGCCGGTCGTAGAGGGCCGCCAGACCGTCATGCGGCTCGATCTGCGTCGTGACCGGGCTCCATTCGAGGCCCAGTCCCGCCACGAACTCCCGCGAGAAAGCCGGCCAGTCGGCGTCCGGAAACGCGGCCAGGTGCGCCGCGTACGTGCCCGTCGCGCCGTTGAGCTTGCCGGGGAGTCGCAAGGTCGGCAGATCCTCGGCCTCGCGCACCAGGCGGTGCAGGAAGACGCCGAGCTCCTTTCCCAGCGTCGTGGGCGTCGCGGGCTGCCCGTGCGTGCGGCCCAGCATCGGGGTCGCCCGGTGCAGCCAGACGAGCTCGGAAAGCTTCTCGACCAGGTCCCGGATCAGCCTTGCCAGGGGCCCGCGCAGCGCGCGCTGGTGCATGAGCGCGTAGGCGAGGTTGTTGACGTCCTCCGAGGTCAGCCCGAGGTGCACGAGCTGGGTGTGGCGCGCCAGGAGGGTGCCCCGGACGCGATCCTTCACCGCGTACTCGACCGCCTTCACGTCGTGCTTGAGCTTCGCCTCGAGCTCCTTGATGGGCAGCATGGCCTCCACCGGCAGCTCCCGGGCCCAGCGCGAGAGCGGCGCGGCGTCCGACATGGCCGGCTCCTCCGAGACCGCGGCGAGCAGCGCCAGGAAGTACTCGACTTCCACGATCACCCGGTGGCGGATGAGGGCCGCCTCGCTGAAGCACCCCCTGACCGGCTCCGCGGCGGCCCGGTAGCGGCCGTCGAGAGGCGAGAGGGCTAGCAGGGACTGCGTGGCCAGCTCGGCCCGGTACCGCTCGACGAGTTGCCGCGAGCGGTCCTCCTCGGTCATCAGGGTCATACCTCGAAGGCGTCCCGGACGGCGCCGAGCCGCGCGGCCAGACGCGCCTTGAGTTCGGGATCGGCTAGCGCCAGCATCCGGGCGGCCGCCAGCGCCGCGTTCGACGGGTCGATCGCGGTCACCGCGGGCGTCTCGCTCGGCATCTGCAGCGAGGAATGGACGTTGATCAGGTAGTCGGCCTTGTCCGAGAAGGCCGGCAGCGCGATCACCGGATGGACGGAGTTGGCAGCCGTCACGCCCGACAGGCCGTTGGAACGGCCGGCGATGGTGATCAGCACGAGAGGCTGGGCGCTGCCGTTGAGGTCGGCCACGAGCTTGAAGACCTTGTCGGGTACCTTGTGCGCCGAGACCACCCATTCGCGGGTCGCGACGCCCAGCTCCGCGAGGGTCTTCTGCGCCCTGGCGGCGACGTCGCGATCCGACGCGCTGCCCATCAGGAACGCCACCAGCGTGCCCTCGAGGATGCCGGCTGCCCGGAGGTTCCGTACGATGCGCGCCCGCGGATCTTCGGGGGCGGCGGGCAGCGGCGGTTCGGCGCCGGTCAGCGTGCGGTAGAGGTCCAGGTAGCGCCGGGCTATCTCGAGCCGCACCTCGGGGGGAAGCGCCGGCACCGGGCCCTCGCCCGAGAAGCCCTTCTCGCGCAGCCAGTCACGCAGGAACTCCTTGGAGAGCTGCTCGGGGCGCGCCGGGTCGGCCGCATAGCTCGCCGCATACCAGAAGCGGCTCGAATCGGGCGTGTGGACCTCGTCCATCAGCACGATCTCGTCACCGTCGAGGCCGAACTCGTACTTGGTGTCCACCAGGATCAGCCCGCGCTCGGCGGCCAGTGCCGTGCCCTGCTCGAACAGGCGCAGCGCGTGGTCGCAAAGCGTCTCCCAGATCGCCGCCCCGCCCGCCAGCCGAGCGGCCTCGGCGGGATCCACGGGGCGATCGTGGCCGTCATGGCACTTCTCGGTCGGGGTCACGATCGGCCGCGCGAGCTTCGCGTTGAGGCCCAGGCCGGCCGGCAACTCGAAGCCGTACTTCCGCGCGAAGACGCCTTCCTGGTAGTCGCGCCAGGCGCTGCCGGCCAGGTAACCGCGCACCACCATCTCGAGCGGAATGCCGGCCAACTGCCGCGCCACCGTGACGTTGGGATCGGGGACATCCAGCAGGTGCGTGGGCACTATCCGGGAGGCATGGCGCAAGAAGTGCGCGGCGAGCAGGTTGAGCACCAGGCCCTTGAAAGGGATCGTCTCCGCGAACACGCGGTCGAAGGCGCTCACGCGATCGGACGTGATCATGATCCGCCGATCGCCCGCGACGTAGCAGTCGCGGACCTTGCCGCGATACATGGCGCCGAGTTCCGGCAGGAAGCAGTCGGCCAGGCCGCTCGCCAGCGCGTGGTCGAGGGCGGCCGGCGAGGCGGCGGGCTTGGAAAGCAGGTTAGAAGTGGCCAAAACAACGTTCTCCCGTGAATACCAGACCGATACCGTGTTCGTTGCAGGCGGCGACGACCTCGCCGTCGCGCACGCTGCCGCCAGGCTGGACGATCGCGCTCACCCCCGCCGCCGCGCACGCGTCCACGGCGTCGCGGAACGGGAAGAAGGCGTCGCTGCTCATGAC includes:
- the purB gene encoding adenylosuccinate lyase yields the protein MTEEDRSRQLVERYRAELATQSLLALSPLDGRYRAAAEPVRGCFSEAALIRHRVIVEVEYFLALLAAVSEEPAMSDAAPLSRWARELPVEAMLPIKELEAKLKHDVKAVEYAVKDRVRGTLLARHTQLVHLGLTSEDVNNLAYALMHQRALRGPLARLIRDLVEKLSELVWLHRATPMLGRTHGQPATPTTLGKELGVFLHRLVREAEDLPTLRLPGKLNGATGTYAAHLAAFPDADWPAFSREFVAGLGLEWSPVTTQIEPHDGLAALYDRLRRIGNILLDLCQDVWRYVSDGYFRQKAVAGEIGSSAMPHKINPIDFENAEGNAGLANALFAHLSDKLTRSRLQRDLSDSTVLRNAGVAFGHLAIALRSARAGLSRLEVDEAVLRRDLAEHPEVLAEAYQAALREAGHDAPYETLLELTRGRTVTLADLRDWLMPLAISRETKERLLALTPDTYIGLAPQVADTALAAARALLERYQPEEGE
- a CDS encoding AIR carboxylase family protein, with translation MATSNLLSKPAASPAALDHALASGLADCFLPELGAMYRGKVRDCYVAGDRRIMITSDRVSAFDRVFAETIPFKGLVLNLLAAHFLRHASRIVPTHLLDVPDPNVTVARQLAGIPLEMVVRGYLAGSAWRDYQEGVFARKYGFELPAGLGLNAKLARPIVTPTEKCHDGHDRPVDPAEAARLAGGAAIWETLCDHALRLFEQGTALAAERGLILVDTKYEFGLDGDEIVLMDEVHTPDSSRFWYAASYAADPARPEQLSKEFLRDWLREKGFSGEGPVPALPPEVRLEIARRYLDLYRTLTGAEPPLPAAPEDPRARIVRNLRAAGILEGTLVAFLMGSASDRDVAARAQKTLAELGVATREWVVSAHKVPDKVFKLVADLNGSAQPLVLITIAGRSNGLSGVTAANSVHPVIALPAFSDKADYLINVHSSLQMPSETPAVTAIDPSNAALAAARMLALADPELKARLAARLGAVRDAFEV